In the Agrococcus sp. Marseille-Q4369 genome, one interval contains:
- a CDS encoding glutamate synthase subunit beta encodes MADPRGFLKVTERELPKKRPVPVRILDWREIGEPGDKAVLRRQASRCMDCGVPFCHQGCPLGNLIPEWNDLTWRGEGRAASDRLHATNNFPELTGRLCPAPCESSCVLGINQPAVTIKSIEQAIADEAFANGWTEPHPPARLTGKTVAVVGSGPAGLAAAQQLTRAGHTVVVYERDDRIGGLLRYGIPDFKLEKRTLEPRLAQMQAEGTRFRAGVEIGRELGWQELRERFDAVLVATGAPVARELDIPGRRLDGVHLAMEYLVQQNRAVAGTVPANQISARGKHVVVLGGGDTGADCIGTAHRQGALSVTNLAIGVQPPSERPEHQPWPVHPSLFEVQSSHEEGGERAYLVSTVELLANAAGEVRALKVADTEVVDGVRRPKAGTEREIPADLVLLALGFTGADASIGEALEVPFERGLPVRTPDFATDVPGVFVAGDAGRGASLIVWAIAEGRAAAAAVDAHLEGESSLPAPVRASDRPFAIA; translated from the coding sequence GTGGCTGACCCGCGCGGATTCCTGAAGGTGACGGAGCGGGAGCTGCCGAAGAAGCGCCCTGTGCCCGTCCGCATCCTCGACTGGCGCGAGATCGGCGAGCCCGGCGACAAGGCCGTGCTGCGCCGGCAGGCGAGCCGCTGCATGGACTGCGGCGTGCCCTTCTGCCACCAGGGCTGCCCGCTCGGCAACCTCATCCCCGAGTGGAACGACCTCACGTGGCGAGGCGAGGGCCGCGCGGCGAGCGACCGCCTGCACGCGACGAACAACTTCCCCGAGCTCACCGGTCGCTTGTGCCCCGCGCCGTGCGAGTCCTCGTGCGTGCTCGGCATCAACCAGCCCGCCGTGACGATCAAGTCGATCGAGCAGGCGATCGCCGACGAGGCGTTCGCGAACGGCTGGACCGAGCCGCACCCGCCGGCGCGCCTCACCGGCAAGACCGTCGCGGTGGTCGGCTCCGGTCCCGCGGGGCTCGCGGCCGCGCAGCAGCTCACGCGCGCGGGCCACACGGTCGTCGTGTACGAGCGCGACGACCGCATCGGCGGCCTGCTGCGCTACGGCATCCCCGACTTCAAGCTCGAGAAGCGCACGCTCGAGCCGCGCCTCGCGCAGATGCAGGCCGAGGGCACGCGCTTCCGCGCCGGCGTCGAGATCGGCCGCGAGCTCGGCTGGCAGGAGCTGCGCGAGCGCTTCGACGCCGTGCTCGTCGCGACCGGCGCGCCGGTCGCGCGCGAGCTCGACATCCCCGGCCGCCGCCTCGACGGCGTGCACCTCGCGATGGAGTACCTCGTGCAGCAGAACCGCGCCGTCGCCGGCACGGTGCCCGCCAACCAGATCTCGGCGCGCGGCAAGCACGTCGTCGTCCTCGGCGGCGGCGACACGGGCGCCGACTGCATCGGCACGGCGCACCGCCAGGGCGCGCTCTCGGTGACGAACCTCGCGATCGGCGTGCAGCCGCCGAGCGAGCGGCCCGAGCACCAGCCGTGGCCCGTGCACCCGAGCCTGTTCGAGGTCCAGTCGAGCCACGAGGAGGGCGGCGAGCGCGCCTACCTCGTCTCGACCGTCGAGCTGCTCGCGAACGCCGCGGGCGAAGTGCGGGCGCTCAAGGTCGCCGACACCGAGGTCGTCGACGGCGTGCGCCGCCCGAAGGCCGGCACCGAGCGCGAGATCCCCGCCGACCTCGTGCTGCTCGCGCTCGGCTTCACGGGGGCGGATGCGTCGATCGGCGAGGCGCTCGAGGTCCCGTTCGAGCGCGGCCTGCCCGTCCGCACACCCGACTTCGCGACCGACGTGCCCGGCGTGTTCGTCGCCGGCGACGCGGGACGGGGCGCATCCCTCATCGTGTGGGCGATCGCCGAGGGCCGCGCCGCGGCCGCGGCCGTCGATGCGCACCTCGAGGGGGAGTCGTCGCTGCCGGCGCCGGTGCGGGCGAGCGACCGGCCCTTCGCCATCGCCTGA